A genomic window from Planococcus rifietoensis includes:
- the dcuS gene encoding DcuS/MalK family sensor histidine kinase, with the protein MAFLSRFKLSTIIISFVLLVVLVSLVITNLLVADTSGDRIEQQLEDKAVSISRTAAESQVIHQGLEREAAEANIQDYALAVQQAADVSFVVVMDMDGIRKSHPNPDNIGKAFAGGDELRVLAGEEYTSRAEGTLGQSVRAFTPVFDEDDNQIGAVSVGISLEEVEAAVGQNRQTIWIGSLTGLLFGIIGALFLARYIKKSLFGLEPPEIARIHEERNQMLHSVYEGVIAIDQNSRIMLANRSARELFEKAGFTGREPIGKEIHDFLPGLNTQRVLLEKHTVLDEEQELNGLSILSNQVPLLVNDQVIGAMVTFRDKTEIDLLAEQLTGVEMYAETLRAQSHEFMNQLHVLLGLIKMEQYEQVSQFIAKLVDHQAVEVGNVTRSIKDPVLAGFILGKISFAREAQVNLSISCETDIPKPDDPAVTHELITIIGNVVDNAIDNVQATEHKQVHAAFSYIDELLTITISDTGTGIDEELQETMFEKGVSSKEGYHRGFGLHLVKNSVDQLEGSIEVASEKNEGTTFELVLPYEARGETDD; encoded by the coding sequence ATGGCGTTTTTGTCACGATTTAAATTAAGTACGATCATTATCTCGTTTGTGCTTTTGGTGGTGTTGGTGTCGCTCGTGATCACCAATCTGTTGGTGGCCGATACATCGGGCGACCGGATCGAGCAGCAGCTGGAAGATAAAGCCGTCAGCATTTCACGGACCGCTGCGGAATCGCAAGTCATTCATCAGGGCTTGGAGAGGGAAGCGGCGGAAGCGAATATACAGGATTATGCGCTGGCCGTGCAACAAGCCGCTGACGTGTCATTTGTCGTCGTCATGGATATGGACGGCATCCGCAAATCGCATCCGAATCCGGACAATATCGGCAAGGCGTTTGCCGGTGGCGATGAACTCCGTGTGCTAGCAGGCGAAGAATACACCTCGCGGGCGGAAGGGACGCTCGGGCAATCGGTCCGTGCGTTCACGCCGGTGTTTGATGAAGACGATAATCAAATCGGTGCAGTCTCGGTCGGTATTTCCTTGGAGGAAGTAGAAGCGGCGGTCGGGCAAAACCGGCAGACCATCTGGATCGGTTCGCTGACAGGCTTGTTGTTCGGCATCATCGGCGCATTGTTTTTAGCGCGATATATCAAAAAGAGCCTGTTCGGGCTGGAGCCTCCCGAAATTGCGCGCATCCATGAAGAACGCAACCAGATGCTTCATTCCGTTTACGAAGGCGTTATCGCGATCGATCAAAATTCGCGTATCATGCTCGCCAACCGGTCGGCGAGAGAGCTGTTCGAAAAAGCGGGCTTCACGGGCCGTGAGCCGATCGGCAAGGAGATCCATGACTTTTTGCCAGGCCTCAACACGCAACGTGTATTGCTTGAAAAACATACCGTTTTGGATGAAGAGCAGGAGCTTAATGGCCTGTCGATCTTGTCGAACCAAGTGCCTTTATTGGTGAATGACCAAGTGATCGGCGCAATGGTGACATTCCGGGACAAGACGGAAATCGACTTGCTTGCCGAACAATTGACCGGCGTCGAGATGTACGCAGAGACTTTACGGGCGCAGTCGCATGAATTCATGAATCAACTGCATGTCTTGCTCGGCTTGATTAAAATGGAGCAATACGAGCAAGTGTCGCAGTTTATCGCGAAGTTGGTCGACCACCAGGCCGTGGAAGTCGGCAATGTGACGCGCTCCATTAAGGACCCGGTGCTAGCAGGCTTTATTCTCGGGAAAATCAGTTTCGCGAGAGAAGCGCAAGTGAATCTTTCGATCAGCTGCGAGACCGATATCCCAAAACCGGACGATCCGGCGGTCACGCACGAGTTGATCACGATCATTGGCAATGTGGTCGACAACGCGATCGACAATGTCCAAGCGACCGAACACAAGCAGGTGCATGCCGCGTTTTCCTATATCGATGAATTGCTGACGATCACGATCAGCGATACAGGAACGGGGATCGACGAGGAATTGCAGGAAACAATGTTCGAAAAAGGCGTCTCCAGTAAGGAAGGCTACCACCGCGGATTCGGATTGCATTTGGTGAAAAATAGCGTAGACCAACTCGAAGGTTCGATTGAAGTGGCCTCCGAGAAAAACGAAGGTACGACGTTCGAGTTGGTGCTGCCGTATGAAGCAAGGGGTGAAACAGATGATTAA
- a CDS encoding NAD(P)-dependent oxidoreductase: protein MKIIVFGATGGVGRSVVEQALEQGYEVTAFVRTPDKLKVTGEKLTVVQGDAFHVEQVAAAIAGHEAVVSCLGSNQGMKKSADLQTMAKNIVAGMQQHGIKRIVYTASAGINDELPGIGGKLMMGVLKQVLIDHRAAVDAIQQAGLTYTIVRPMGLTNDSFSGQYRESEESVPSKSKTIPRADVAHFILKALGDATYENESIGIAT, encoded by the coding sequence ATGAAAATCATCGTATTCGGGGCGACGGGCGGCGTTGGCCGATCGGTCGTCGAGCAAGCATTGGAGCAAGGCTATGAAGTGACGGCGTTTGTGAGAACTCCGGACAAATTGAAAGTGACCGGTGAAAAGTTAACGGTAGTGCAAGGAGATGCGTTCCACGTGGAACAAGTAGCTGCAGCAATTGCCGGCCATGAAGCAGTTGTGTCGTGCTTGGGTTCGAATCAAGGGATGAAAAAGTCAGCGGATCTGCAAACAATGGCGAAAAATATCGTGGCGGGCATGCAACAGCATGGCATCAAGCGCATCGTTTACACGGCATCTGCAGGAATTAACGATGAACTTCCAGGCATTGGAGGAAAGTTGATGATGGGTGTGCTGAAGCAGGTGCTGATCGATCACCGCGCCGCTGTCGATGCCATTCAACAAGCTGGACTGACCTATACGATCGTCCGGCCAATGGGCTTGACCAATGATTCCTTTAGCGGACAGTACCGTGAGTCTGAAGAAAGCGTGCCGAGCAAATCGAAGACCATTCCGCGCGCAGACGTGGCGCATTTTATTTTGAAAGCGCTTGGAGATGCAACGTACGAAAACGAGTCGATCGGGATTGCGACGTGA
- a CDS encoding nucleoside hydrolase codes for MARLPIMIDTDPGIDDAMMLTLAFAHDDALDVRLVTTCSGNISQDKTNYNARTFLSYIGAQVEVARGLEQPMFRELEMAEEIHGESGFGNVEFPPPTLPVSERPAIAAMRETLLASEEKMTLVATGPLTNVAALLLAHPEVKPKIERISWMGGAAVGGNMSPSAEFNAYVDPHAVEIVFRSNVPVVMSGLDVTHKAFVTLEEAQGILAIGTEFAEKAYSLVTHYLDVIKRTPFHEENYDQVLHFHDVCAVMYLLKPELFEGQDCFVEASLEGITAGATVVDFTNRTGEKPNVHVLHSVDREAFVAEFVKAVKVISDRVEFR; via the coding sequence ATGGCCAGATTGCCGATAATGATCGATACGGATCCGGGGATTGATGATGCGATGATGCTGACGTTGGCGTTCGCGCATGATGACGCGTTGGACGTGCGCTTGGTGACGACGTGTTCGGGGAATATTTCGCAGGACAAGACGAATTATAATGCACGCACGTTTCTCAGTTATATCGGGGCACAGGTAGAAGTGGCGCGTGGTTTGGAACAGCCGATGTTCCGCGAGCTCGAGATGGCGGAAGAGATCCACGGGGAAAGCGGGTTTGGGAATGTTGAGTTTCCGCCGCCGACTTTGCCAGTGAGCGAACGGCCGGCTATTGCTGCGATGCGTGAGACTTTGCTTGCGAGCGAGGAGAAAATGACCCTAGTCGCAACGGGCCCTTTGACGAATGTGGCGGCCTTATTATTGGCGCATCCGGAAGTGAAGCCGAAAATCGAGCGCATTTCGTGGATGGGCGGAGCGGCAGTCGGCGGTAATATGTCGCCGTCCGCTGAATTCAATGCCTATGTCGACCCGCATGCGGTGGAAATCGTCTTCCGCTCGAACGTTCCGGTTGTCATGAGCGGCTTAGATGTGACGCATAAAGCATTTGTGACACTGGAAGAAGCTCAGGGCATTTTGGCTATCGGCACTGAATTTGCGGAGAAGGCGTATAGCCTCGTTACGCATTATTTGGATGTTATCAAGAGAACTCCTTTTCATGAGGAGAATTACGACCAGGTGCTGCATTTCCACGACGTCTGTGCGGTTATGTATTTATTGAAACCGGAGTTGTTCGAAGGACAGGACTGCTTTGTGGAAGCATCGCTCGAAGGCATCACTGCCGGAGCGACGGTAGTGGATTTCACGAACCGGACAGGGGAGAAGCCGAACGTCCATGTTTTGCATAGTGTGGACCGGGAAGCGTTCGTTGCGGAATTCGTGAAAGCCGTAAAAGTCATTTCGGACCGCGTGGAATTTCGTTGA
- a CDS encoding DUF4230 domain-containing protein codes for MKKLVGILFFVLIVGAAAGYAFSQTSLFGVTTNSSSDASLVKDQIVKIAELASLEYEYSNVIVSETDKNISLPGISDIKFAEAIRLIEYDGYIKAGSKASEIETSYDESTKQLVVRVPKAEILENVADTENMEIRDIKDELFSDYPSQKIVEDINLEKEKLEKEKVEQGFLEEADKNTEEILTALLETPAYNEVIIEFY; via the coding sequence ATGAAAAAATTGGTCGGAATTTTATTTTTTGTATTAATTGTAGGGGCAGCTGCTGGATATGCATTTTCACAAACAAGTTTATTTGGCGTCACTACCAATAGCAGTTCCGACGCCTCCTTGGTGAAGGATCAGATCGTAAAGATTGCGGAATTGGCCTCATTAGAGTACGAGTATAGCAATGTCATAGTCAGTGAGACAGATAAGAACATTTCCTTGCCTGGGATATCAGATATTAAATTTGCAGAAGCGATCAGATTAATTGAATACGATGGGTATATAAAAGCGGGGTCCAAAGCTTCGGAAATTGAAACTTCCTACGACGAGAGCACAAAGCAATTGGTCGTTAGAGTACCGAAAGCAGAAATACTTGAGAACGTGGCGGATACTGAAAATATGGAAATCAGAGATATCAAAGATGAGTTATTCTCGGACTATCCTTCTCAGAAAATTGTAGAGGATATAAACCTTGAAAAAGAAAAGCTGGAAAAAGAGAAAGTCGAACAAGGATTCTTGGAAGAAGCAGACAAAAACACAGAAGAGATTTTAACTGCGCTTCTTGAAACTCCTGCATACAACGAAGTAATTATCGAATTTTATTAA
- a CDS encoding GNAT family N-acetyltransferase, with translation MKRDNRMQAVFESKRCYIRPFIESDLDAFITYRNNPEWMEFQYFKGLAREEYEEILIREPSVEKGAQLAIIRKADESLMGDVFIKKEAEACWIGYTINPVFKRQGYAYETIRAMVQWIRQAYPGVKIKAGTSPENLASIQLLKKLEFTPAGMEEGELVFQYA, from the coding sequence ATGAAGAGAGACAATAGGATGCAAGCTGTCTTTGAGTCGAAAAGGTGCTACATCAGGCCTTTTATTGAAAGTGATTTGGATGCTTTTATTACATACCGCAATAATCCTGAATGGATGGAATTTCAATATTTTAAAGGTCTGGCCCGAGAAGAATATGAAGAAATTTTAATAAGAGAACCATCTGTGGAAAAAGGTGCTCAATTAGCAATTATCCGTAAAGCCGACGAGTCCCTAATGGGGGATGTGTTTATTAAAAAGGAAGCCGAAGCTTGTTGGATCGGCTATACCATCAACCCGGTTTTTAAAAGACAAGGCTATGCTTATGAAACGATTAGAGCCATGGTTCAGTGGATTCGACAGGCATATCCCGGGGTCAAAATTAAAGCCGGTACATCTCCTGAAAATCTGGCTTCCATCCAGTTGCTTAAAAAGCTGGAGTTTACACCAGCTGGAATGGAAGAGGGCGAACTTGTTTTTCAATATGCGTAA
- a CDS encoding SDR family NAD(P)-dependent oxidoreductase, protein MMFENKVVVVNGGTDGIGKEVVRFFCKEGATVHFTGRNSDKGSQVEKECDGKAHFHQVHNENPEEIESFFKALETDGHTIDILFNSAGVLSIGMGPLSRVKLDDWNQLIAVNQTAIFLYMKYALAVMGKQKHGVVINNAAILGNDKVNPMLPAYSGTKAAVVAMTQSTALRFANQGIRVNCISPGPTETDLAIKAYGGKENYDKQSQGHPRGSYGKPSEIAEVVLFLASDKASYINGAEIVVDGGYSLK, encoded by the coding sequence ATGATGTTCGAAAACAAAGTAGTGGTTGTTAATGGTGGAACGGATGGAATTGGCAAGGAAGTGGTTCGTTTCTTTTGTAAGGAAGGAGCTACTGTTCATTTTACGGGCAGAAACAGCGACAAAGGCTCTCAGGTGGAGAAGGAATGCGACGGGAAAGCTCATTTTCACCAAGTTCATAACGAAAACCCGGAAGAAATTGAAAGCTTTTTTAAAGCACTTGAAACTGATGGGCATACTATCGATATTCTCTTCAACAGTGCCGGTGTTCTGTCTATCGGAATGGGACCCTTGTCTCGCGTAAAATTGGATGACTGGAATCAGTTGATTGCCGTCAATCAAACGGCGATTTTCCTCTACATGAAATATGCGTTGGCCGTGATGGGCAAGCAAAAACATGGCGTCGTGATTAATAATGCGGCGATCCTTGGAAACGACAAGGTCAATCCGATGCTGCCAGCTTATAGCGGAACCAAAGCAGCCGTTGTCGCGATGACCCAAAGCACGGCTCTGCGCTTTGCCAACCAAGGCATCCGCGTCAACTGCATCTCCCCTGGCCCAACAGAAACCGACCTAGCCATTAAAGCATACGGCGGAAAAGAGAATTATGACAAACAATCTCAGGGACACCCGAGAGGAAGCTACGGGAAGCCAAGTGAGATCGCAGAAGTCGTGCTGTTCTTGGCTTCAGACAAGGCGTCTTATATAAATGGGGCGGAAATCGTTGTGGATGGTGGTTATTCGTTGAAATAA
- a CDS encoding DUF1846 domain-containing protein: MQEQSAYILERVQQYDKLYLEFGGKLIGDKHAKRVLPGFDEDAKIKLLHTLKEKAEIIICVYAGDIERNKVREDYGITYDQDVLRLIDEYRAYGISVNSVLITRYQGQPTVKVFMTKLERSGINVCIHREIEGYPANVEAVLGEEGFATNPYIKTTKPIVVVTGPGPGSGKLATCLNQMYHENKLGNEAGYAKFETFPVWNLPLKHPVNIAYEAATVDLKDVNMIDNYHYEAYEKVAVNYNRDIETFPVIKRIIERITGKESVYSSPTDMGVNRLKSGITDDRVVQEAAKQEIIRRSFVVENDYKKGLADEDSVRHMQVILEETGLKKEDRAPVLPARNYAKEVQAQIDSTNLQAVIAIELPNGEMITGRTTTLMDASAAAILNGLKKLTNISDEIDLLSPMILQTIQRLKTDDLNSRVPTLSANEVLIALAISAVTNPTSELAYKQLPHLKDTQAHSTVILNRENEQTFKKLGIDITNDPVYPTENLYYN; this comes from the coding sequence TTGCAAGAACAATCAGCCTACATCCTGGAGCGGGTGCAGCAGTACGATAAACTTTACTTGGAATTTGGCGGAAAATTGATAGGGGACAAACATGCCAAGCGTGTGTTGCCTGGATTTGATGAAGATGCCAAAATCAAACTATTGCATACACTGAAAGAAAAGGCAGAAATCATCATCTGTGTCTACGCTGGAGACATCGAACGAAACAAAGTCCGTGAAGATTACGGCATCACTTATGACCAAGATGTCTTGCGCTTAATTGATGAATATCGGGCATACGGCATTTCTGTCAACAGTGTCTTGATCACACGTTACCAGGGGCAGCCAACAGTCAAAGTATTTATGACAAAGCTGGAGAGAAGCGGAATTAACGTCTGTATTCACCGCGAAATCGAAGGTTATCCGGCAAATGTGGAGGCGGTCCTTGGGGAAGAAGGATTTGCGACGAATCCTTATATTAAAACGACAAAGCCAATCGTGGTAGTAACGGGCCCTGGCCCGGGCAGCGGAAAGCTTGCCACCTGCCTTAACCAAATGTACCACGAGAACAAACTGGGAAATGAAGCCGGCTATGCCAAGTTTGAGACTTTTCCAGTTTGGAACTTGCCGTTAAAGCACCCAGTAAACATCGCTTATGAAGCAGCTACCGTCGATTTAAAAGACGTAAACATGATTGATAATTATCATTATGAAGCCTATGAGAAAGTAGCGGTCAATTACAATCGTGATATTGAGACATTTCCTGTCATCAAACGGATCATTGAAAGGATTACCGGCAAAGAGTCTGTTTACAGCTCACCGACTGATATGGGGGTTAATCGCCTGAAATCGGGCATCACGGACGATCGAGTTGTCCAGGAAGCTGCCAAGCAGGAAATCATTCGGCGCAGTTTCGTCGTAGAGAACGATTATAAAAAAGGGCTTGCCGATGAAGACAGTGTACGCCACATGCAAGTGATTTTAGAAGAAACCGGTTTAAAGAAAGAGGATCGGGCACCTGTATTGCCGGCCCGTAATTATGCGAAAGAAGTCCAAGCGCAAATTGACAGCACGAATTTACAAGCCGTCATTGCGATAGAATTGCCGAATGGCGAGATGATCACCGGTCGAACGACCACTTTGATGGATGCTTCGGCAGCCGCGATTCTGAATGGGTTGAAGAAATTGACCAATATTTCCGATGAAATTGATTTGCTGTCGCCGATGATTTTACAAACGATTCAACGGTTGAAAACCGATGATTTGAATAGCCGCGTCCCGACATTAAGCGCCAATGAAGTGCTCATTGCACTGGCAATCAGTGCGGTCACCAATCCTACTTCTGAGCTGGCTTATAAGCAATTGCCACATTTAAAAGACACCCAAGCACATTCGACGGTTATATTGAATAGAGAAAACGAACAGACCTTTAAGAAGCTTGGAATCGACATCACCAATGATCCGGTATATCCAACTGAGAACCTATATTACAATTAG